From the genome of Methylocystis heyeri:
TCGGGGTCCCTCGGCAGGAAGAACTGGCCGATGGCGTATTCACCCATCGCCGGAAGGGCGATTCCGAGCTTGACCGTCTCCTCGAAGAAGAACTGATGCGGGATCTGGACGAGAATGCCGCAGCCGTCGCCGAGCTTGGGGTCCGCGCCCACCGCGCCGCGGTGATCGAGATTCAGCAGGATCTGCAGGCCCATCTTCACGATTTCGTGGCTTTTGGCGTTGTGAAGATTGGCGACGAAGCCGACGCCGCAGGAGTCGTGCTCCTTCGCGGGGTCGTAAAGACCCTCCGCCTTCGGCAACAGCGGATCGCGTCCGTCGATAGCAGTCATATCAGCGTCTCCCATGCGGAGGCCGGCGTCTCGGCGCTCATCTGCAAAAGCCATGCTCCGACCCAACCCCCAAGCATCTTGCGCGGCGCCTCCGGGAAGCCACGTCCTTTGCGGGCGCTCCCGAAGAAAAAGCCGAAAACCTCTCCCCCGTTCATGTGACGGCCGCGCTTTCGCGGGCGGCGCCTTCCGTCCCGCTTTGCGGCGGCGGAAGATCGCTGGCCGCTCCGCTCCGAGCGAACATGCGACAGACGTGACGGGGCCTTGCGTCTCCGAATGGTCAGAATGGCTGACCATTCGTGAGGGCATATTCTTGCCAGATTTAAAGACGCCGCACAAGCAAGCCGAAAGCTGGGCCAAATTCGTGCTTTTGCGCGGAACGGAGGGGGACTAATCGGATTTTTGGCGGGAAAACAAGTCGATTCGCCTTCGCGCGCGCGCGGGAGGCCCGGAACTGCGGCCCCGCGCCCCGATAAAAAGAGAAAACCCCGTCGCGGGACGGGGTTGGACGCAGTCGCGGAGGGCGCCTTTCGGCGCCTCTCCTTATATGAATACGCAGATCAGGCCGCCTGCACCTCGACGGGTTTCGCCTCGAACGCTTGCGCAGCCGCGTTTCTCGGCGTCGCGATGTCGATGCGGCGCGGCTTCTTGGCTTCCGGTATCTCGCGCACGAGTTCGACGTGCAGCAGGCCGTTCTCGAGAGCCGCCCCCGTCACAACCACATGGTCGGCGAGTTGGAAGCGTCGTTCGAAGGCTCTCGCCGCGATTCCCTGATGCAGGAACTCGCGGCTCGAATCGGCCGGAGCCGGCTTCTGGGCGCCGCGGATGGTCAGGGTGTTCTCCCGCGTCTCGATAGAGAGGTCCTCGCGGGGAAAGCCCGCGACCGCGAGCGTTATTTTATAGGCGTTTTCGCCGGTCCTCTCGATATTGTAGGGCGGGTAGTTGGGCGCAGGCTCGAAGCCTCCGCTCTGGGTCAGCGTGTCGAGCATGCGGTCGAATCCAA
Proteins encoded in this window:
- a CDS encoding Hsp20 family protein yields the protein MRAFDLSPLFRQTVGFDRMLDTLTQSGGFEPAPNYPPYNIERTGENAYKITLAVAGFPREDLSIETRENTLTIRGAQKPAPADSSREFLHQGIAARAFERRFQLADHVVVTGAALENGLLHVELVREIPEAKKPRRIDIATPRNAAAQAFEAKPVEVQAA